The following proteins are encoded in a genomic region of Garra rufa chromosome 22, GarRuf1.0, whole genome shotgun sequence:
- the eme1 gene encoding crossover junction endonuclease EME1, giving the protein MTCISRPGFLLSDSDSSDSEELPVFDFSQSKSRQPNLVVLDSSDSEMAPVADPISSLEVHASARAARSDVLMVSSDSEEEEEAMIPLAVRLKQKQLGLGTAAISAEETRASNAVSNGCSRLLDVPAHHINPEAQSVERNKICSNTTRQCSSNNDAPYLTKAPPPEAENDTYLAKRKKTPAEVEAARQEALRKRAMREHQQEEKDRLRMEKKALADAVKALRPEECIKHMVVTVDPGLLQLEGGGALLTSLHAMGCNCAIEKQSLPRSVTWARRSPCPQTGEMMSISESNTVVQVPVDDFVTMINNYCKRQCNGVLTESGISLTAWIQGLISRNPGRTLSLVVIDIEKYFKSQNSKCQKKYREAVLGEEKNVGLQGGQKKRRKKDDINQLPEVSRVQVEEALVDLQLQTGVQVRFLSTWKDFTDYITMLTKAVAEAPFKLEREKTGFTFCLESEWAGGHKVDRSGNGLLQVWKRQIQQLNRVSPDMASAILSAYPSPRLLAQAYARCKSEHEKVGLLADILIRRGEGVTSTTRRVGPELSKRLFLLMTSCDANQPLDSAV; this is encoded by the exons ATGACCTGCATCAGTAGACCTGGATTCCTCCTAAGTGACAGTGACTCCAGTGATTCAGAGGAACTCCCTGTGTTTGATTTCTCACAGTCTAAATCCAGACAGCCCAACTTGGTTGTTTTAGACAGTTCAGATTCAGAAATGGCTCCTGTTGCTGATCCAATTTCATCTCTGGAGGTCCACGCCTCTGCTAGAGCTGCTAGAAGTGACGTGTTGATGGTCAGTAGTGACAGCGAAGAAGAGGAGGAGGCTATGATTCCCTTAGCTGTACGACTAAAACAGAAACAGCTTGGTCTGGGTACAGCAGCCATCAGTGCAGAGGAGACACGGGCTTCCAATGCGGTTTCCAATGGATGTTCACGACTCTTAGATGTTCCAGCACATCATATCAACCCTGAGGCCCAGTCGGTTGAACGTAACAAGATCTGTAGCAATACAACAAGGCAGTGCAGCTCAAACAACGATGCACCATACCTCACAAAAGCACCTCCACCTGAAGCGGAGAATGATACTTACCTGGCCAAACGCAAGAAAACCCCAGCAGAAGTGGAGGCTGCCAGACAGGAAGCCCTGAGGAAAAGAGCAATGcgagagcatcagcaggaagagAAGGATAGATTGAGAATGGAGAAGAAAGCTCTGGCTGATGCTGTGAAAGCCCTAAGGCCAGAGGAGTGCATCAAACACATGGTGGTGACGGTCGACCCAG GCCTACTGCAGCTGGAAGGTGGCGGCGCTCTCCTGACTTCCCTGCATGCCATGGGCTGCAACTGTGCCATAGAGAAGCAGTCTCTTCCTCGAAGTGTCACCTGGGCTAGACGCTCACCCTGCCCTCAG actggtGAGATGATGTCCATTTCAGAATCAAATACTGTAGTCCAAGTTCCTGTGGATGACTTTGTAACCATGATTAATAACTACTGCAAG AGGCAATGCAACGGTGTGTTGACGGAAAGTGGCATATCTCTGACTGCCTGGATCCAAGGACTTATAAGCAGGAATCCAGGCAGAACCCTCAGTCTGGTTGTGATTGACATAGAGAAGTACTTCAA ATCCCAGAATTCAAAATGTCAGAAGAAATACCGTGAGGCAGTGCTAGGCGAGGAGAAAAATGTGGGACTACAGGGAGGGCAGAAaaagagaagaaagaaagacgatATCAATCAGCTTCCTGAGGTCTCGCGAGTGCAGGTGGAGGAG GCTTTGGTAGACCTGCAGTTGCAAACCGGGGTGCAGGTTCGCTTCCTCTCTACCTGGAAAGACTTCACTGATTATATTACCATGTTAACCAAAGCAGTAGCCGAGGCACCGTTCAA GCTGGAGCGAGAGAAGACGGGATTCACGTTTTGTTTAGAGAGTGAGTGGGCAGGGGGTCATAAGGTGGACCGCTCAGGGAACGGCCTTCTGCAGGTTTGGAAGAGACAAATACAGCAATTGAACCGCGTCAGCCCTGATATGGCCAGTGCTATACTTAGTGCCTACCCCTCTCCTCGGCTTCTTGCTCAG GCATATGCACGGTGCAAATCGGAACATGAAAAAGTCGGTCTGCTGGCAGACATACTCATTCGCCGCGGAGAGGGTGTGACATCTACAACTCGTAGAGTTGGTCCGGAGCTTTCCAAACGGCTGTTTCTTTTGATGACGTCATGTGATGCCAATCAACCGCTTGATTCTGCTGTATAG
- the mrpl27 gene encoding large ribosomal subunit protein bL27m: MATLASLKLQSRACILFSQTPTVVLTRFASKKAGGSSKNLGGNSAGRRYGCKKLDGNFVHAGNILATQRRGLMRWQPGAHVGIGTNKTIYALEDGIVRFTKEVYIPLPRSAEARDVIPKLPKGAILYKTFINVIPTKQENKFKLVDMV, encoded by the exons ATGGCGACGCTCGCGTCCTTGAAGCTGCAATCCAGAGCGT GTATTCTGTTCAGTCAGACACCCACAGTTGTACTGACAAGATTTGCTTCAAAGAAAGCAGGAGGAAGCAGCAAAAATCTAGGAGGGaatagtgctggccgcagatatgGTTGCAAAAAACTCGACG GGAACTTCGTACATGCAGGCAACATCCTCGCAACACAACGCAGGGGTCTAATGCGCTGGCAGCCTGGAGCTCAT GTCGGTATTggaacaaacaaaacaatttatgCTCTAGAGGATGGTATTGTCAGATTCACCAAGGAGGTGTACATTCCTTTACCACGAAGTGCCGAAGCCAGGGATGTGATCCCAAAACTTCCCAAAGGTGCCATTCTGTACAAGACCTTTATCAATGTCATTCCTACAAAACAGGAGAATAAATTTAAACTAGTGGACatggtatga